One part of the Sarcophilus harrisii chromosome 5, mSarHar1.11, whole genome shotgun sequence genome encodes these proteins:
- the SLC25A38 gene encoding mitochondrial glycine transporter isoform X2: MVISELLIGLHPVIKAFLCGSISGTCSALLFQPLDLLKTRLQTLQPAYHGSKRIGMVSLLYKVVRTESLLGLWKGISPSIARCVPGVGIYFGTLYYMKQYFLLEQSPTALQSVLLGIGSRAVAGVCMLPITVVKARYESGKYGYESVHGALKNIYRTEGHRGLFSGLTATLLRDAPFSGIYLMFYNQTKKVVMKDELDTAFIPFVNFSCGAFAGILASLVTQPADVIKTHMQLSPEKFRRIDQTVTIIFKDYGLVGFFHGGVPRALRRTLMAAMAWTVYEEMMAKMGLKS, from the exons ATGGTTATTTCCGAGCTCTTGATTGGG ttgcatCCTGTCATAAAGGCCTTTCTCTGTGGTTCCATCAGTGGGACCTGTTCTGCTCTTCTTTTTCAACCTCTGGACCTGCTTAAAACCCGACTACAGACTCTCCAACCAGCATACCATGG GTCAAAACGCATTGGAATGGTTTCTTTGTTATACAAGGTTGTTCGAACAGAGAGTCTGCTTGGACTTTGGAAAGGAATATCTCCA TCCATTGCAAGATGCGTCCCTGGAGTTGGGATCTACTTTGGAACTCTCTACTACATGAAGCAATATTTTCTCCTGGAGCAGTCCCCCACAGCCCTTCAGTCTGTCCTGCTGGGCATTGGTTCCCGGGCTGTGGCAGGGGTCTGCATGTTACCTATCACTGTGGTCAAAGCGAGGTATGAG AGTGGGAAGTATGGCTATGAGAGTGTCCATGGCGCCCTGAAGAATATCTATCGCACTGAAGGACACAGGGGCTTGTTCAGTGGATTGACAGCCACGCTCCTCCGAGATGCACCTTTTTCTGGGATCTACCTGATGTTTTACAACCAGACCAAAAAGGTTGTGATGAAAG ATGAATTGGACACAGCCTTCATCCCCTTTGTGAACTTCAGTTGCGGAGCCTTTGCTGGCATTCTGGCATCACTGGTAACTCAACCCGCAGATGTTATCAAAACACACATGCAGCTGTCTCCGGAGAAATTTCGGAGAATTGACCAAACTGTGACAATCATCTTCAAA GATTATGGGCTAGTGGGCTTCTTCCATGGCGGTGTTCCCCGTGCCCTTAGGCGAACTCTTATGGCAGCTATGGCATGGACGGTCTATGAAGAGATGATGGCTAAGATGGGTTTGAAGTCctga
- the SLC25A38 gene encoding mitochondrial glycine transporter isoform X1: protein MIHKSRAPLLKTQDVGDRVETLMLHPVIKAFLCGSISGTCSALLFQPLDLLKTRLQTLQPAYHGSKRIGMVSLLYKVVRTESLLGLWKGISPSIARCVPGVGIYFGTLYYMKQYFLLEQSPTALQSVLLGIGSRAVAGVCMLPITVVKARYESGKYGYESVHGALKNIYRTEGHRGLFSGLTATLLRDAPFSGIYLMFYNQTKKVVMKDELDTAFIPFVNFSCGAFAGILASLVTQPADVIKTHMQLSPEKFRRIDQTVTIIFKDYGLVGFFHGGVPRALRRTLMAAMAWTVYEEMMAKMGLKS, encoded by the exons ATGATCCACAAGTCCCGGGCCCCGCTCCTCAAAACTCAAGATGTCGGAGACCGAGTGGAAACGCTTATG ttgcatCCTGTCATAAAGGCCTTTCTCTGTGGTTCCATCAGTGGGACCTGTTCTGCTCTTCTTTTTCAACCTCTGGACCTGCTTAAAACCCGACTACAGACTCTCCAACCAGCATACCATGG GTCAAAACGCATTGGAATGGTTTCTTTGTTATACAAGGTTGTTCGAACAGAGAGTCTGCTTGGACTTTGGAAAGGAATATCTCCA TCCATTGCAAGATGCGTCCCTGGAGTTGGGATCTACTTTGGAACTCTCTACTACATGAAGCAATATTTTCTCCTGGAGCAGTCCCCCACAGCCCTTCAGTCTGTCCTGCTGGGCATTGGTTCCCGGGCTGTGGCAGGGGTCTGCATGTTACCTATCACTGTGGTCAAAGCGAGGTATGAG AGTGGGAAGTATGGCTATGAGAGTGTCCATGGCGCCCTGAAGAATATCTATCGCACTGAAGGACACAGGGGCTTGTTCAGTGGATTGACAGCCACGCTCCTCCGAGATGCACCTTTTTCTGGGATCTACCTGATGTTTTACAACCAGACCAAAAAGGTTGTGATGAAAG ATGAATTGGACACAGCCTTCATCCCCTTTGTGAACTTCAGTTGCGGAGCCTTTGCTGGCATTCTGGCATCACTGGTAACTCAACCCGCAGATGTTATCAAAACACACATGCAGCTGTCTCCGGAGAAATTTCGGAGAATTGACCAAACTGTGACAATCATCTTCAAA GATTATGGGCTAGTGGGCTTCTTCCATGGCGGTGTTCCCCGTGCCCTTAGGCGAACTCTTATGGCAGCTATGGCATGGACGGTCTATGAAGAGATGATGGCTAAGATGGGTTTGAAGTCctga